A region from the Nocardioides exalbidus genome encodes:
- a CDS encoding oligosaccharide flippase family protein, producing MESDTQLARAAAGAFGWSFLNTAMSRLGTLLVGVLLARTLGPDEFGTFAVAMVALVAVLSFNELGVSLAVVRWERDPETVLGTVNTISTIGSVLLFVTLCVTAGPVATLLGAPDAAGIIQLMSVSVVFSGAVAGPAALLQRQFRQRRRFAIDQVVTWTGAGLSLALALMGFGAWSLAWGRVVSTFVGVVLFVLATRPYRLRVDRSLVEPLLRFGLPLAGASVIVFAVAYVEQVVVGATLGATTLGYFVLAFNLASWPVNMFSQPLRSVAPAVFSRLQRDITALERSFTLLLKVVAIVALPVCLVGASAADDVVTFVYGREWAPAADVFALLVLVASLRIFFELSYDLLVVLRRTASLLLVQALWLAVLAPVVVVAARREGMVGVASAELAVALVAILPCYLVLLRRAGLKVAPFAAAVRVPLLVAVGAAAATSAVLGRVSSPFLGSCAAGIICLAAIGGLVALHPEQARQVRALRKPPETVSALAGVGER from the coding sequence GGCTCGGCACTCTTCTCGTCGGAGTGCTGCTGGCGAGGACGTTGGGCCCGGACGAGTTCGGCACGTTCGCCGTCGCCATGGTCGCGCTCGTGGCCGTCCTCAGCTTCAATGAGCTCGGCGTCAGCCTCGCTGTGGTGCGCTGGGAGCGTGATCCGGAGACCGTCCTGGGCACGGTCAACACGATCTCGACGATCGGGAGCGTGCTCCTCTTCGTCACACTGTGCGTCACCGCAGGACCCGTCGCAACGCTGCTGGGCGCTCCGGATGCTGCCGGGATCATCCAGCTGATGTCCGTGTCGGTCGTGTTCAGCGGAGCCGTCGCGGGGCCGGCGGCCCTTCTTCAGAGACAGTTCAGGCAACGACGCAGGTTCGCGATCGACCAGGTCGTCACCTGGACCGGTGCCGGTCTCTCGCTCGCCCTCGCGCTCATGGGGTTCGGCGCGTGGAGCCTGGCGTGGGGACGCGTGGTGTCGACGTTCGTTGGGGTGGTGCTGTTCGTGCTTGCGACCAGGCCCTACCGCCTGCGGGTCGATCGGAGTCTCGTCGAGCCGCTGCTGCGGTTCGGGCTGCCGCTGGCTGGCGCCAGCGTCATCGTGTTTGCTGTGGCGTACGTCGAGCAGGTCGTCGTCGGTGCGACACTCGGGGCTACGACCCTCGGGTACTTCGTCCTGGCGTTCAACTTGGCGTCGTGGCCGGTGAACATGTTCTCGCAGCCCCTGCGAAGCGTGGCCCCAGCCGTCTTCTCCCGGCTCCAACGAGATATCACAGCACTCGAGCGCTCCTTCACGCTGCTGCTCAAGGTGGTCGCGATCGTGGCGCTGCCGGTGTGCCTGGTCGGGGCGTCTGCAGCCGACGACGTCGTCACGTTCGTCTATGGACGGGAGTGGGCTCCCGCCGCCGACGTGTTCGCACTGTTGGTCCTGGTCGCTTCGTTGCGGATCTTCTTCGAACTGTCTTACGACCTCCTGGTCGTCTTGCGTCGTACAGCATCGCTCCTGTTGGTCCAAGCGCTGTGGCTGGCGGTGCTGGCTCCCGTGGTCGTGGTTGCGGCACGACGCGAGGGAATGGTCGGCGTCGCCTCAGCGGAGCTCGCCGTGGCGCTCGTGGCGATCCTGCCGTGCTACCTGGTTCTCCTGCGGCGCGCCGGTCTCAAGGTCGCCCCGTTCGCCGCGGCGGTACGCGTCCCGCTACTGGTCGCCGTCGGGGCAGCCGCGGCCACCTCGGCCGTGCTCGGCCGCGTATCCTCGCCCTTTCTTGGCTCGTGCGCCGCAGGGATCATCTGCTTGGCCGCCATCGGTGGTCTGGTCGCGTTGCACCCGGAGCAGGCACGGCAGGTCCGCGCCCTGCGCAAGCCTCCTGAGACGGTCAGCGCCCTCGCAGGAGTCGGGGAACGATGA
- a CDS encoding glycosyltransferase, producing MTTPTAGSAPVTIAVVTWNSADVLPGLIDSLAAGAGEVPYHLVVVDNASSDGTTDVARALVPDVTVVQTGRNAGYAAGVNAAIAADTAAPAVLVLNPDVRLAPGCLPTLMDALTRPGIGIAVPRLVDGDGKLIFSMRRRPTVLKAFSDAIIGATRAGRWAALGEVVTDPGLYESDRRTDWAEGSTQLVSRACLDACGPWDETYFLYSEETDFHLRAGAAGLGVAYVADATATHLEGDSATSPRLWALLTANRLRHHSHSSSHVGTSLYWLALVLREATRAGRGDATARAAVRVLFRPSLLRSQRGPQWLDQVRVPGRAQPAGGRTRAQALARLFARRRSSQ from the coding sequence ATGACGACGCCCACGGCCGGGTCGGCGCCGGTCACCATCGCGGTGGTGACCTGGAACAGTGCTGACGTCCTGCCCGGCCTGATCGACTCGCTGGCCGCCGGTGCCGGGGAGGTGCCCTACCACCTAGTCGTGGTCGACAACGCCTCCAGCGACGGCACGACCGACGTGGCGCGCGCGCTGGTGCCGGACGTCACCGTGGTGCAGACCGGACGCAACGCCGGCTACGCGGCTGGCGTCAACGCCGCGATCGCGGCCGACACGGCTGCACCGGCCGTGCTGGTGCTCAACCCCGACGTCCGCCTGGCGCCCGGCTGCCTGCCGACACTCATGGACGCACTCACGCGGCCCGGGATCGGGATTGCGGTTCCGCGTCTGGTCGACGGCGACGGCAAGCTCATCTTCTCGATGCGCCGGCGGCCCACCGTTCTCAAGGCATTCTCCGACGCGATCATCGGAGCCACGCGAGCCGGTCGCTGGGCCGCGCTGGGCGAAGTGGTGACGGACCCGGGGCTGTACGAGTCGGACAGGCGGACGGACTGGGCGGAGGGATCGACACAGCTTGTCAGCCGTGCGTGTCTCGATGCCTGCGGACCGTGGGACGAAACCTACTTCCTGTATTCGGAGGAGACCGACTTCCACCTCCGGGCCGGTGCAGCCGGCTTGGGCGTGGCTTACGTCGCCGACGCAACTGCGACCCACCTGGAAGGTGACTCCGCGACGTCGCCGCGGCTCTGGGCACTCCTCACGGCCAATCGGCTCCGGCATCACTCACATAGCTCGTCGCACGTCGGCACGTCTCTGTACTGGCTCGCCCTCGTGCTGCGCGAGGCGACGCGGGCCGGCCGGGGCGACGCCACCGCGCGCGCTGCGGTACGCGTCCTGTTCAGACCGTCCCTGCTGCGCTCGCAGCGTGGGCCGCAGTGGCTCGACCAGGTCCGCGTGCCCGGTCGTGCCCAACCGGCTGGCGGACGCACGAGGGCTCAGGCTCTGGCCCGCCTCTTCGCCCGTCGCCGCTCTAGCCAGTAG
- a CDS encoding pyridoxal-dependent decarboxylase, exosortase A system-associated: MRTEDHLAAFGRDGGELVVAGIPLGRLAARVGSTPFFAYDRAAITARVGEVRTALPDRVGLGYAVKANPMPAVVQHLSGLVDSLDVASAGELAVALDTGHDASRISFAGPGKTDAELRRAVAAGVIVEVESRTEMQRLVRTGKELAVLPRAAIRVNPAFAVKGSGMRMGGGPQQFGVDAELVPALLGEVSPADVDVLGFHVFAGSQNLRADILVEAQARTVELVLELSEHLHDEARYVNLGGGFGIPYFEKDERLDLAHVGERLGALLDEQLVDRLPEAEVCLELGRYLVGESGVYVTRVVDVKESRGEAYAVVDGGMHHQLAASGNFGQVIRRNYPMALGNRLGDTGSETDAGPVTVVGCLCTPLDLLGDHVELPRPEVDDLVVIFQAGAYGLTASPTAFLGHDAPVEVLL; the protein is encoded by the coding sequence ATGAGGACCGAGGACCACCTGGCCGCGTTCGGCAGGGACGGCGGCGAGCTCGTCGTCGCTGGGATCCCGCTGGGCCGGCTCGCCGCGCGCGTCGGCTCGACGCCGTTCTTCGCCTACGACCGCGCCGCGATCACGGCCCGGGTCGGCGAGGTGCGGACCGCGCTGCCGGACCGCGTCGGACTGGGCTACGCCGTCAAGGCCAACCCGATGCCCGCCGTGGTCCAGCACCTGTCCGGGCTCGTCGACTCCCTCGACGTGGCATCGGCGGGCGAGCTCGCCGTCGCGCTGGACACGGGCCACGACGCGTCGCGTATCAGCTTCGCGGGGCCCGGCAAGACCGACGCCGAGCTGCGCCGCGCCGTCGCCGCCGGCGTGATCGTCGAGGTGGAGTCGCGCACCGAGATGCAGCGCCTCGTGCGCACCGGCAAGGAGCTCGCGGTGCTGCCGCGCGCCGCGATCCGGGTCAACCCCGCCTTCGCGGTCAAGGGCTCGGGCATGCGGATGGGCGGTGGTCCGCAGCAGTTCGGCGTCGACGCCGAGCTGGTGCCCGCTCTGCTCGGGGAGGTCTCGCCGGCGGACGTGGACGTGCTCGGCTTCCACGTCTTCGCCGGCTCGCAGAACCTCCGCGCCGACATCCTCGTCGAGGCCCAGGCTCGCACCGTCGAGCTGGTCCTCGAGCTCTCCGAGCACCTCCACGACGAGGCGCGCTACGTCAACCTCGGCGGCGGCTTCGGCATCCCCTACTTCGAGAAGGACGAGCGGCTCGACCTCGCCCACGTCGGCGAGCGCCTCGGCGCCCTCCTCGACGAGCAGCTCGTCGACCGGCTCCCCGAGGCGGAGGTGTGCCTCGAGCTGGGGCGCTACCTCGTCGGCGAGTCCGGGGTCTACGTCACCCGCGTCGTCGACGTGAAGGAGTCGCGTGGCGAGGCCTACGCCGTCGTCGACGGCGGCATGCACCACCAGCTCGCGGCCTCGGGCAACTTCGGCCAGGTGATCCGTCGCAACTACCCGATGGCGCTGGGCAACCGGCTCGGTGACACCGGCTCCGAGACGGACGCCGGTCCGGTCACCGTCGTGGGCTGCCTCTGCACCCCGCTCGACCTGCTCGGCGACCACGTCGAACTGCCGCGCCCGGAGGTGGACGACCTCGTCGTGATCTTCCAGGCCGGCGCCTACGGGCTGACCGCGAGCCCGACCGCCTTCCTGGGCCACGACGCACCCGTCGAGGTCCTCCTGTGA
- a CDS encoding acyl carrier protein yields the protein MTASTDLSTDATLAGVVEVLTRTLGIEDRAGSMTRDTGLFGELPELDSLGVVELAAALEDRFDIEIDDEDFTGEVFETVGSLTDFIASRA from the coding sequence ATGACCGCCAGCACCGACCTCTCCACCGACGCCACCCTCGCGGGGGTCGTCGAGGTGCTCACCCGCACCCTCGGCATCGAGGACCGCGCCGGGTCGATGACCCGCGACACCGGCCTCTTCGGCGAGCTGCCCGAGCTCGACTCCCTCGGCGTCGTCGAGCTGGCCGCGGCCCTCGAGGACCGCTTCGACATCGAGATCGACGACGAGGACTTCACCGGCGAGGTCTTCGAGACCGTCGGCAGCCTCACCGACTTCATCGCCTCGCGCGCCTGA
- a CDS encoding O-antigen ligase family protein has protein sequence MVVPALGSAGSPSSLMGVACFFWWAWSHVQRSGPTGQPFQLMRVAVLAWLVVMVIVYAHAMSGPIPRDEISVADNGMLRLLGLAGVLLLAHDGITSPARLHLLLRRLAMAAGAVAILGLLQYLTHRLLVDQLSIPGLTRASLGDELGSRSGFARPSGTSTSPIEYGVVLALALPIMIALAGSQQRHRFLFRLLLVPAVASIYFSVSRSAYLCTLVGLLVMAIAWNNRQRLQALALLMVASTAVYVSVPGLLGAIRGLFSNAGKDPSVASRTGSYDVAGRFIADSPLLGRGFGTFLPKYWILDNGYLGLLIEGGILGLAGLLVVTATGVLAARRAKARASHQDDRQLAHAVLASIIAAAAGTAFFDIFAFPQSAGGLFLMLGLAGAMRRLSEPAVAT, from the coding sequence ATGGTGGTGCCCGCCCTCGGTAGCGCCGGTAGCCCCTCCAGCCTCATGGGCGTGGCCTGCTTCTTCTGGTGGGCCTGGTCCCACGTCCAGCGGTCAGGTCCAACCGGCCAGCCCTTCCAGCTGATGCGGGTTGCGGTGCTCGCCTGGCTCGTGGTGATGGTCATCGTCTACGCCCACGCGATGTCGGGTCCGATCCCGCGTGACGAGATCAGCGTCGCCGACAACGGGATGCTCCGACTCTTGGGACTGGCAGGGGTTCTCCTCCTGGCCCACGACGGCATCACGAGCCCGGCACGACTGCACCTCCTCCTGCGAAGGCTGGCGATGGCGGCCGGCGCCGTCGCGATCCTCGGCCTCCTCCAGTACCTCACCCACCGGTTGCTGGTCGACCAGCTGTCGATCCCCGGACTGACGCGCGCGTCGCTGGGCGACGAGCTCGGCAGTCGGTCGGGATTCGCCCGCCCGAGCGGGACGTCGACCAGTCCCATCGAGTACGGCGTGGTGCTGGCGCTTGCGCTTCCCATCATGATCGCGCTCGCGGGGAGTCAGCAGCGCCACCGGTTCCTGTTCCGGCTCCTGCTCGTCCCAGCGGTCGCCTCGATCTACTTCTCGGTGTCGCGATCCGCGTACCTCTGCACACTGGTGGGCCTCCTCGTCATGGCGATCGCATGGAACAACCGTCAGCGCCTCCAGGCCCTGGCACTGCTCATGGTGGCCAGCACAGCGGTCTACGTGTCCGTGCCCGGTCTGCTGGGCGCGATCCGGGGGCTGTTCTCCAACGCCGGCAAGGACCCGAGCGTTGCCTCGCGGACCGGGAGCTACGACGTCGCCGGCCGATTCATCGCTGACAGCCCCCTCCTGGGGCGCGGGTTCGGCACGTTCCTGCCGAAGTACTGGATCCTTGACAACGGCTACCTCGGCCTGCTGATCGAGGGAGGCATCCTGGGACTGGCGGGGCTTCTCGTCGTCACCGCGACCGGCGTCCTGGCCGCTCGCCGAGCCAAGGCCAGGGCGTCCCACCAGGACGACAGGCAGCTCGCGCACGCGGTCCTGGCCTCCATCATCGCCGCCGCCGCCGGCACGGCGTTCTTCGACATCTTCGCGTTTCCTCAGTCTGCTGGCGGACTTTTCCTGATGCTCGGTCTGGCCGGTGCCATGCGCCGACTCAGTGAGCCCGCCGTAGCGACCTGA
- a CDS encoding acyl-CoA ligase (AMP-forming), exosortase A system-associated has translation MRALVTTAPSATRTRLHHLVEEQAHVRADRTALTHGDTSLSYADLWDRVSHLGAVLADLGVRRGDRVAVFLDKRVDTVASIFGTSVADGVFVPVNPVLKAPQVSYILGDCAVRVLVTTRSRWEAVREDAKECAALEHVLLVDGEAGSSEGMVRALADLDEVAPVDTADSTVDLDMAAILYTSGSTGRPKGVVLSHRNMVVGAESVSTYLANTEDDVILSALPLSFDAGLSQLTTAFSVGAHVVLLNYLLPRDVPRLCAKHGVTGLTCVPPLWLQIVTVEWPPEATASMRYLANTGGRMPRATLDRLREIFPSASPFLMYGLTEAFRSTYLDPSQVDARPDSIGKAIPNAEILVVRPDGTPCGPGEEGELVHRGPLVAMGYWGNAEKTAERFKPVPGPASDWRAPELAVWSGDRVVSDEDGYLYFVGRTDDMIKTSGYRVSPTEIEEVAYDSGLVTDAVALGLPEPGLGHRVVLLVSPYGGDTVDTAELLAIMRRTLPLYMVPAEVVVRPELPRSPNGKFDRVLLRQQLEEALETVGEQA, from the coding sequence ATGCGTGCCCTGGTGACCACCGCCCCGTCCGCGACCCGCACCCGCCTGCACCACCTCGTCGAGGAGCAGGCGCACGTCCGGGCCGACCGCACCGCACTGACCCACGGCGACACGTCGTTGTCGTACGCCGACCTGTGGGACCGCGTCTCCCACCTGGGCGCGGTCCTCGCCGACCTCGGCGTCCGGCGTGGCGACCGGGTCGCGGTGTTCCTCGACAAGCGCGTCGACACGGTCGCCTCGATCTTCGGCACCTCGGTCGCCGACGGCGTCTTCGTGCCGGTCAACCCGGTCCTCAAGGCGCCGCAGGTGTCCTACATCCTCGGCGACTGCGCGGTGCGTGTGCTCGTCACGACGCGCTCCCGCTGGGAGGCGGTGCGCGAGGACGCCAAGGAGTGCGCGGCCCTCGAGCACGTGCTGCTCGTCGACGGCGAGGCCGGCTCGTCCGAGGGGATGGTGCGCGCGCTCGCCGACCTCGACGAGGTCGCACCGGTCGACACGGCGGACTCGACGGTCGACCTCGACATGGCCGCCATCCTCTACACCTCCGGCAGCACCGGCCGCCCCAAGGGCGTCGTGCTCAGCCACCGCAACATGGTCGTCGGCGCGGAGAGCGTCAGCACCTACCTCGCGAACACCGAGGACGACGTGATCCTCTCGGCGCTGCCGCTCAGCTTCGACGCCGGCCTCAGCCAGCTGACGACCGCGTTCTCCGTCGGCGCCCACGTCGTGCTGCTCAACTACCTGCTGCCGCGCGACGTCCCGAGGCTGTGCGCGAAGCACGGCGTCACCGGCCTCACCTGCGTGCCGCCGCTGTGGCTCCAGATCGTCACCGTCGAGTGGCCGCCGGAGGCGACCGCGTCGATGCGCTACCTCGCCAACACCGGCGGCCGGATGCCGCGCGCGACGCTCGACCGGCTGCGCGAGATCTTCCCGTCGGCCAGCCCGTTCCTGATGTACGGCCTCACCGAGGCGTTCCGGTCGACCTACCTCGACCCCTCGCAGGTCGACGCCCGCCCCGACTCGATCGGCAAGGCGATCCCCAACGCGGAGATCCTCGTCGTCAGGCCCGACGGCACGCCGTGCGGCCCGGGCGAGGAGGGCGAGCTCGTCCACCGCGGGCCGCTCGTCGCGATGGGCTACTGGGGCAACGCGGAGAAGACCGCCGAGCGGTTCAAGCCCGTCCCCGGGCCGGCCTCCGACTGGCGTGCGCCGGAGCTCGCCGTATGGTCGGGTGACCGGGTGGTGAGCGACGAGGACGGCTATCTCTACTTCGTCGGGCGCACCGACGACATGATCAAGACCAGCGGCTACCGCGTCTCCCCGACGGAGATCGAGGAGGTCGCCTACGACTCCGGCCTGGTCACCGACGCCGTCGCGCTCGGCCTGCCCGAGCCGGGCCTGGGCCACCGGGTGGTGCTGCTCGTGAGCCCCTACGGCGGCGACACCGTCGACACGGCCGAGCTGCTGGCGATCATGCGCCGCACGCTCCCCCTCTACATGGTGCCGGCGGAGGTCGTCGTACGCCCTGAGCTGCCGCGCAGCCCCAACGGGAAGTTCGACCGGGTGCTGCTGCGCCAGCAGCTCGAGGAAGCGCTGGAGACCGTGGGGGAGCAGGCATGA